One genomic region from Pyrobaculum islandicum DSM 4184 encodes:
- the glyS gene encoding glycine--tRNA ligase — translation MRNAEILEEIVKRRLLYWPSSEIYGGVSGFYDYGPLAVQLRRNIIDKWRRTFVTPYQDLIIEVETPIIMPELVFKASGHLDHFTDYVVTCTKCGRKYRADHLVEEELAKKGIKISTEGLSTPELQRLIEEYRIVCPACGGPLGHVERFNLLFKTTIGPYSENVGYLRPETAQGIFVAFPRLAEYVGRRHPFGVAQIGRVARNEISPRGGLVRLREFTQMEIELFFDPQNPKCPYFSDVENLEVPIVPEEFVAKGRTEPLYLTAKQIVERGYANEWMAFFMALATKFLKELGVPVERQKFLGKLPHERAHYSAKSYDQMVLTERFGWIEVSGHAYRTDYDLSGHSKYSGQELVLERRLPTPREVEVARLYPNPVAIREKYGEKTGEVIKALKENENMVLEAFRTGRQEVVLGQYVITRDMVFIKIEKRKTDIEKFVPHVVEPSFGLDRILYVVLEHAVAIENGRVYLRLPPDIAPVAVCILPIVKRADYVEIGRRLMRRLGDEGFTVIYEDEGTIGSRYAYCDEIGTPLAVTIDEKTPVDETVTIRDRDTKRQVRIKLEKVPTFVAMVKRGMTFQDVAETLGAHPV, via the coding sequence ATGCGCAACGCTGAGATACTAGAGGAAATAGTAAAAAGGCGGCTTTTATACTGGCCGTCGTCTGAAATCTATGGAGGCGTCAGCGGATTTTACGACTACGGCCCTCTCGCAGTTCAACTTAGACGTAACATTATTGATAAGTGGAGAAGGACTTTTGTCACTCCTTATCAGGACCTTATTATAGAAGTAGAGACGCCAATTATAATGCCCGAGCTTGTTTTTAAGGCGTCTGGACACTTAGACCATTTTACAGACTATGTAGTGACGTGTACAAAATGTGGCAGGAAGTATAGAGCTGACCATTTAGTAGAGGAGGAGCTGGCGAAAAAGGGAATAAAGATATCTACCGAGGGCCTCTCTACGCCCGAGCTACAACGTCTAATAGAGGAGTATAGGATCGTGTGTCCGGCATGTGGAGGGCCGCTAGGCCATGTGGAGAGATTTAACCTATTGTTTAAAACCACTATAGGTCCCTATAGTGAAAACGTCGGATATTTAAGGCCGGAGACTGCACAAGGAATTTTCGTGGCTTTCCCACGCCTGGCTGAATACGTTGGTCGTAGACACCCGTTTGGAGTTGCACAAATTGGTAGAGTGGCGAGAAACGAAATATCGCCAAGAGGCGGCTTAGTGAGACTAAGAGAATTTACACAGATGGAGATAGAGCTATTCTTTGATCCACAAAATCCTAAATGTCCCTATTTTTCAGATGTGGAAAACCTAGAAGTACCAATTGTTCCAGAGGAGTTTGTAGCTAAGGGCCGTACAGAGCCTCTATATCTCACAGCAAAACAGATAGTAGAACGCGGCTACGCTAACGAGTGGATGGCCTTTTTCATGGCTCTTGCAACAAAGTTTCTAAAAGAATTAGGCGTCCCGGTAGAGAGACAGAAGTTCTTAGGCAAGCTACCCCACGAGCGAGCCCACTACTCAGCCAAGTCTTACGACCAGATGGTTCTCACAGAGAGATTCGGCTGGATAGAAGTGTCAGGACACGCCTACCGTACAGACTACGACCTCTCTGGCCATAGTAAATACAGCGGACAGGAGCTAGTCTTGGAGAGACGGCTTCCAACGCCGAGAGAAGTAGAAGTAGCCCGGCTCTATCCAAATCCAGTAGCAATAAGAGAGAAATATGGTGAAAAGACCGGCGAGGTAATCAAAGCGTTAAAAGAAAATGAAAATATGGTATTAGAGGCTTTTAGAACAGGAAGACAAGAGGTTGTCCTAGGTCAGTATGTGATTACACGTGACATGGTCTTCATAAAGATTGAGAAGAGAAAGACAGATATAGAGAAATTCGTACCACACGTCGTAGAGCCATCCTTTGGTCTTGACAGAATTCTCTACGTAGTTTTAGAACACGCCGTAGCTATAGAAAATGGAAGAGTATATCTAAGGCTACCTCCCGACATAGCGCCAGTGGCTGTATGTATCTTGCCCATTGTAAAGAGGGCAGACTATGTTGAAATAGGGAGGAGGCTAATGCGGAGATTGGGAGACGAGGGGTTTACAGTCATATATGAAGACGAGGGTACGATAGGCAGTAGATACGCCTATTGTGATGAAATTGGTACCCCCTTGGCTGTTACTATAGATGAAAAAACTCCAGTTGATGAGACAGTTACAATTCGCGACCGCGATACCAAGAGACAAGTAAGAATAAAATTGGAGAAAGTTCCCACTTTTGTCGCAATGGTTAAAAGAGGTATGACATTTCAAGATGTTGCAGAGACGCTGGGAGCACACCCAGTATAA
- a CDS encoding cation diffusion facilitator family transporter, with amino-acid sequence MRPSVRLWLASLYLFIMGTISLAYTLVELLLGIMYSSLLVTSDAFHGFIDAAIAYVSGFGLYYASKRGRSFPWEIYRLESLLTLLSAFVVLGFYTYMLVTSIRFDSEPTPLWMTTLLLIGGALTYLMYLWERRNYDMLKLEILRADALHAKIDAALSIASTIAVVISNMFHLIVAEVIAIIVIYGYVIYELARLSKEAMYGILGALYRDPVLEEKIREILIELGKPLVVKIRRAGSFLVVYSLVAVSSDMTVGKLHMLRTRAIKAISRTHPLIVHVDVKIVPRRYKRIEKSRYA; translated from the coding sequence GTGAGACCTTCCGTAAGGCTGTGGCTTGCATCTCTTTACCTCTTTATCATGGGCACCATCTCGTTGGCGTATACACTAGTGGAGTTGCTACTTGGCATAATGTACAGCAGTCTTTTAGTCACTAGCGACGCTTTCCACGGCTTTATAGATGCCGCTATAGCATATGTTTCTGGCTTTGGACTTTACTACGCATCAAAAAGAGGAAGATCTTTCCCCTGGGAGATCTACCGGCTGGAAAGCTTGCTTACTCTACTCTCTGCGTTTGTAGTACTCGGCTTTTATACATATATGTTAGTCACCTCGATAAGATTCGACAGCGAGCCGACGCCGCTGTGGATGACCACCTTATTACTAATTGGGGGAGCTCTTACATACCTCATGTATCTATGGGAGAGGCGCAACTATGACATGCTCAAACTTGAAATACTCCGGGCAGATGCGCTTCACGCCAAAATAGATGCCGCGTTGTCTATTGCGTCAACTATAGCTGTAGTTATAAGCAATATGTTCCACCTCATAGTTGCTGAAGTTATAGCAATTATTGTGATATATGGATATGTGATCTATGAACTTGCTAGACTTTCAAAAGAGGCAATGTATGGAATCTTAGGCGCGTTGTATAGAGACCCAGTCCTTGAGGAAAAAATCAGAGAAATACTCATAGAGTTGGGGAAGCCTCTCGTTGTAAAAATTAGGAGGGCAGGCAGTTTTCTCGTTGTATATTCACTAGTTGCAGTAAGTTCTGACATGACTGTGGGGAAACTCCACATGTTGAGAACCAGAGCTATTAAGGCAATCTCGAGAACGCATCCGCTTATTGTCCATGTGGATGTAAAAATCGTGCCGAGGAGATATAAACGTATTGAGAAGAGTCGGTATGCTTAA
- a CDS encoding agmatinase family protein has translation MLKNVCTPRDVKLFGAPMEDTVSFRPGTRFAPQKIRVIMPYLEYTTVFGNMAKPICDLGDVELLQGAPAENIARIEQFIQKVEPPFIMLGGEHTATLAVLNVIRPDTYVHVDAHFDLRDEWPPGQKLSHATFVRRAHEKLGFYAIYIGVRAYDDEEYKYAEETQSFIIEGSDFTRSDVANAISTASGRVYLSLDIDVLDPSEAPGVGTPEAGGLSFRKLEYLLADLILTLKPVAVDIMEYSPPYDVSDVTAVKVIRLLMHIATLLGRE, from the coding sequence ATGCTTAAAAACGTCTGTACGCCACGCGACGTTAAGCTATTTGGCGCACCTATGGAAGATACCGTAAGCTTTAGACCTGGAACGCGGTTTGCTCCCCAGAAAATACGTGTGATAATGCCATATCTAGAATACACCACAGTTTTTGGAAATATGGCAAAACCTATATGTGACTTAGGTGACGTGGAATTACTCCAGGGGGCCCCTGCGGAAAATATAGCGAGGATAGAACAGTTTATACAGAAGGTGGAGCCTCCGTTTATTATGCTCGGCGGAGAGCACACAGCCACGCTGGCTGTATTAAACGTAATAAGACCAGACACCTATGTCCATGTCGATGCACATTTTGATCTTAGAGACGAGTGGCCACCCGGCCAAAAGCTGTCGCACGCTACGTTTGTAAGAAGAGCACATGAGAAATTGGGTTTCTACGCTATATATATAGGCGTCCGGGCATATGACGACGAAGAGTATAAATACGCTGAAGAGACTCAGTCGTTTATAATAGAGGGGTCTGATTTTACTAGAAGCGACGTGGCTAATGCAATATCTACAGCCTCTGGCAGAGTATACCTCAGCCTTGACATAGATGTATTAGATCCTTCCGAAGCGCCAGGCGTGGGAACTCCCGAGGCCGGGGGGTTGAGTTTTCGAAAACTCGAATATTTACTAGCCGACCTTATACTTACGTTAAAACCTGTGGCTGTCGACATAATGGAGTACTCTCCTCCCTATGATGTTTCAGATGTCACCGCGGTTAAAGTTATACGACTTCTCATGCATATAGCAACGCTTTTGGGAAGAGAATAA
- a CDS encoding nicotinamide-nucleotide adenylyltransferase, whose protein sequence is MRALFIGRFQPLHWGHVKVVEWLLTHYDEVIVAVGSADKAFTQDNPFTPGERLEMFRRHFGANCRLLYCTVPDTGGSSSLWGAYLRHWCPPHHVVYSNNPWVVATLKHWNIDVRSHPQFGNYSATVVRQLMSQGDKKWRDLVPPAVAEYIDEIGGVERVQLLYGKVYKDGR, encoded by the coding sequence ATGAGAGCTCTCTTCATAGGACGTTTTCAGCCGCTACACTGGGGGCATGTAAAAGTAGTAGAGTGGCTTTTGACACATTATGATGAAGTTATTGTGGCGGTTGGCTCGGCAGACAAGGCGTTTACCCAAGATAATCCATTTACGCCAGGGGAGAGACTTGAAATGTTTAGGAGACACTTCGGCGCAAATTGTAGACTCCTCTACTGTACAGTGCCAGACACCGGAGGTTCTTCCAGCCTGTGGGGGGCCTACTTACGCCACTGGTGTCCTCCGCACCATGTGGTATATTCAAACAACCCTTGGGTTGTCGCAACGCTAAAACACTGGAATATCGACGTCAGAAGCCACCCCCAGTTTGGGAATTACTCAGCTACTGTAGTTCGCCAGTTGATGTCTCAGGGAGATAAAAAGTGGAGAGATCTCGTCCCCCCAGCTGTGGCCGAGTATATAGATGAGATAGGTGGAGTTGAAAGAGTACAGCTTCTATATGGCAAAGTTTATAAAGATGGTCGTTAA
- a CDS encoding DNA-directed RNA polymerase subunit P, whose product MAEERKIYVCMRCGRVFSKSEMEILPGIRCPYCNFKIIMKVRSPMVKRIPAI is encoded by the coding sequence GTGGCTGAAGAAAGAAAGATATACGTTTGTATGAGATGCGGCAGAGTGTTTTCTAAGTCTGAAATGGAGATCCTCCCTGGAATTAGATGCCCCTATTGCAACTTCAAAATTATCATGAAGGTCAGGAGCCCAATGGTTAAGAGAATCCCCGCTATCTGA
- a CDS encoding ABC transporter permease: MRAGLYLAVRLYLRLYALSLSVSLLMPFFALLFYAAGWVVSRGKADIEKFVYQLVGVVIAVIAQIATSEALWDLYIFMSGGQLEYLIASPSYPLAVLMAFYVTQFMFFGLGVAVTAAVVLAVIKGPVYAAAMTLAVLTAAIFSLPLLGIALALTYLLPYVRNPGPLSSVLNAAVMFFGGALYPASILPGALQAISHLLPFATWAEAVRSLALALELPIRLLGPLLGYMAYFALGVVVWNFYVRSLQRSGRYHVW; this comes from the coding sequence ATGAGAGCCGGCTTATATCTAGCGGTTAGGCTCTACCTCCGTCTCTACGCGCTGTCTCTCTCAGTTTCTCTGCTTATGCCTTTTTTCGCCTTGTTATTCTACGCCGCAGGCTGGGTAGTGTCAAGGGGGAAGGCGGACATTGAGAAGTTCGTGTATCAGCTTGTCGGCGTTGTGATAGCGGTAATTGCACAGATAGCCACAAGTGAAGCGCTTTGGGATTTGTATATCTTTATGTCCGGCGGCCAACTGGAGTATTTAATAGCTTCGCCATCCTATCCTCTGGCGGTGTTAATGGCCTTCTATGTCACACAGTTTATGTTTTTTGGGCTGGGGGTTGCAGTAACTGCAGCTGTTGTTTTGGCTGTGATTAAAGGGCCTGTATACGCCGCCGCCATGACTCTTGCAGTGTTGACAGCAGCAATCTTCTCACTGCCACTTCTCGGGATCGCCTTAGCGCTGACGTATCTACTGCCATATGTACGGAACCCTGGCCCCCTCTCTTCAGTTTTGAATGCCGCTGTGATGTTTTTCGGCGGCGCGTTATATCCAGCGTCTATCCTCCCGGGGGCGCTCCAAGCTATATCTCATCTACTTCCCTTCGCCACTTGGGCCGAGGCCGTTAGATCTTTAGCGCTGGCCCTTGAATTGCCTATACGTCTCCTCGGCCCATTGTTAGGCTATATGGCCTACTTTGCACTAGGAGTCGTCGTGTGGAACTTCTACGTCAGAAGTCTTCAGAGGTCTGGGCGTTACCATGTTTGGTAG
- a CDS encoding ABC transporter ATP-binding protein, giving the protein MSFAIGVGIYKRFITRERLGLLRSRRRIVEALRGVDIAVDRGRLLSLVGPNGAGKTTLVRIFATLLVPDRGEVYIGGYDVVKDAHRVRRIIGLMLYPDKGFFGRLSGLENLVYYGMLYGFSRREARRRALELIELVGLWEARDRPYEEYSAGMKARLGLAKALINNPEFLLLDEPTVGIDPVGARKIREVIKSLKNEGRAVLLTSHNLYEVEELSDEVAVIVDGRIIARGTPIELKSRLGFRPVAVVKAICNGEERIFIRDSAGGRELGILIREVLDEGCEVVEARVHEPPLEEVLVKTLGGA; this is encoded by the coding sequence ATGAGCTTCGCTATTGGCGTCGGCATATATAAAAGGTTTATTACAAGAGAACGTCTTGGCCTCCTTAGAAGTAGACGGAGGATAGTAGAGGCCTTGAGAGGGGTGGATATAGCTGTAGATAGGGGGCGACTTCTTTCTTTAGTGGGGCCGAACGGCGCTGGCAAAACCACGTTGGTTCGTATATTTGCGACTTTGTTAGTGCCTGACAGAGGTGAGGTGTATATAGGCGGTTATGATGTAGTTAAAGATGCCCATAGGGTAAGACGGATTATAGGACTAATGCTTTATCCAGACAAGGGCTTCTTTGGCAGACTGTCCGGCTTGGAGAATCTAGTGTACTACGGAATGTTGTATGGCTTTAGTAGAAGAGAGGCGCGCCGCCGCGCTCTTGAGCTTATTGAACTAGTGGGTCTTTGGGAAGCGCGGGATAGGCCTTACGAGGAGTATAGCGCCGGGATGAAGGCGAGGCTAGGTCTTGCAAAGGCGCTTATAAATAACCCAGAGTTCCTACTACTTGATGAGCCCACGGTGGGCATAGACCCCGTAGGCGCTAGGAAGATAAGAGAGGTGATAAAGAGCTTGAAGAATGAGGGAAGGGCTGTGTTACTCACTTCACACAACCTCTACGAGGTCGAAGAGCTTTCTGACGAAGTTGCTGTGATTGTAGACGGTCGAATAATAGCCAGGGGGACTCCCATAGAACTTAAAAGCCGCTTGGGCTTCCGACCTGTAGCTGTCGTAAAGGCGATTTGCAACGGCGAAGAGAGAATTTTCATTAGAGACAGCGCTGGCGGAAGAGAGCTTGGGATCCTCATAAGGGAGGTTCTCGATGAAGGTTGCGAAGTAGTAGAGGCAAGAGTTCATGAGCCTCCTCTAGAGGAGGTCTTGGTAAAGACATTGGGTGGGGCATGA
- a CDS encoding HAD family hydrolase produces the protein MYVFDLDGTLVESVNAHIAAWLEALKLLGVEKRYEEVRPLMGLPARDIATALLPNRAFELVALKNKLFLEKYLSLVRPYDDVYILEKLPRPIAIVTSSSGYVARRVIEVVGLARLIDFVLGGDEVPRGKPAPDPLYVISRRFSVDTRDIIVIGDSDYDMEMARRAGAYGVCIARYNVCNGARKVIYSLYELLTPLSL, from the coding sequence ATGTATGTATTTGACCTAGATGGGACGTTAGTTGAATCTGTCAACGCTCACATAGCCGCTTGGTTAGAAGCTCTTAAACTCCTTGGAGTTGAGAAGAGATATGAAGAGGTTAGGCCTCTGATGGGGTTGCCGGCGCGAGATATCGCCACCGCGCTTTTACCAAATCGCGCATTTGAGCTCGTGGCGTTAAAAAACAAACTCTTCTTGGAAAAGTATCTGTCTCTAGTGCGCCCTTACGACGATGTATACATTCTGGAGAAGTTGCCTAGACCTATAGCGATTGTTACTTCGTCAAGCGGCTATGTGGCACGACGAGTGATAGAAGTAGTAGGTCTAGCACGTCTCATAGATTTTGTCCTAGGCGGCGATGAAGTTCCAAGAGGAAAACCCGCGCCAGATCCCCTCTATGTTATAAGTCGGCGTTTTTCTGTCGACACCAGAGATATAATCGTTATAGGAGACTCCGATTACGATATGGAGATGGCTAGGAGGGCAGGCGCCTATGGGGTCTGTATAGCAAGATATAATGTTTGCAACGGCGCAAGGAAAGTCATATACAGTCTTTACGAACTTCTTACACCTCTATCACTATAA
- a CDS encoding DUF72 domain-containing protein, whose product MQFFVGTCGFPKSRRYIYNTLDAVELQDTFYNMPDPEKMAKLREEAPEFHFTAKVFQGITHPPNSPTFKRTRGFKPTDKHGVLKPTKENLELWQQFVDAIAPLRPEVLVVQTPPSLKPEPYIYDFFASIVGKWKIAWEPRGETYKDLALIQKIAELGVVIAVDPLKRDPIHGHFYYFRLHGLGKGEVNYRYKYSSEDLERLATIVRRLSGESVYIMFNNVYMYEDAVEFKRLLYQRQKI is encoded by the coding sequence ATGCAATTTTTCGTCGGTACTTGCGGATTTCCAAAATCTAGACGATACATATACAACACATTAGATGCGGTAGAACTACAAGATACTTTCTACAATATGCCAGACCCTGAGAAAATGGCGAAGTTACGGGAAGAGGCGCCCGAGTTTCACTTTACAGCTAAGGTGTTCCAAGGTATTACGCATCCCCCAAATAGCCCAACTTTTAAGAGAACGAGGGGGTTTAAACCCACTGATAAACATGGCGTTTTAAAACCCACGAAAGAAAACCTAGAGCTGTGGCAACAGTTTGTAGACGCTATAGCGCCGCTTAGGCCAGAGGTACTTGTTGTTCAAACGCCACCGAGTTTAAAACCGGAGCCGTATATCTACGATTTCTTCGCCTCTATAGTTGGCAAGTGGAAAATTGCATGGGAGCCTAGGGGAGAGACCTATAAAGACCTAGCGCTTATACAAAAAATAGCAGAATTAGGAGTTGTAATTGCAGTAGATCCCCTAAAGAGAGATCCTATACATGGACATTTTTACTATTTTCGGCTACATGGGCTCGGCAAGGGCGAGGTTAATTACCGGTATAAATACAGTTCTGAAGATCTAGAGAGACTCGCTACCATAGTGAGACGTTTAAGCGGAGAGAGCGTATACATAATGTTTAACAATGTATATATGTATGAAGACGCCGTAGAGTTTAAACGCTTGTTGTATCAACGGCAAAAAATTTAA
- a CDS encoding isoaspartyl peptidase/L-asparaginase: MIVAVHGGAGLWKIGEDEKERVKKTLRGAIEEGILAAQRGSALDAVIVSVEYMESSGVFNAGYGAAYAIDGGIYLDAGVMDGKTKRAGAVAAVEGVKSAVRLARYVMELTDHIILAGEGARLLAARVGLLEARHKFYTEEKNKRFLEVINEARQGRWPYKKVLSLLGDTVGAVALDRDGNLAAATSTGGVWLKWPGRVGDSPIPGAGYWAENGVGAFSATGIGEVIIMSHLCLRARDELIKTGDITKAVENVVKQTTEIYGSGTVGIIGIDARGNPAYAYNTRAMARGWGKPGEIYVDL; the protein is encoded by the coding sequence GTGATTGTCGCAGTACACGGCGGCGCCGGTCTCTGGAAAATAGGCGAAGACGAGAAAGAGAGAGTAAAAAAGACACTCAGGGGGGCTATCGAGGAGGGTATCCTCGCTGCGCAGAGAGGCTCTGCACTAGATGCAGTAATTGTATCAGTGGAATATATGGAGAGTAGCGGTGTTTTTAATGCAGGCTATGGGGCCGCATATGCGATAGATGGAGGTATATATTTAGACGCTGGCGTGATGGACGGAAAGACAAAACGCGCCGGCGCCGTTGCTGCAGTTGAAGGCGTTAAAAGTGCCGTGAGATTAGCTCGTTATGTGATGGAGCTTACTGACCACATAATTTTGGCAGGAGAGGGCGCTAGACTTCTCGCAGCGAGAGTGGGCCTACTAGAGGCGCGGCACAAGTTCTATACAGAGGAGAAAAACAAAAGGTTTCTAGAGGTTATCAACGAGGCTAGACAGGGGAGGTGGCCTTATAAAAAAGTACTTAGTCTTCTTGGCGATACTGTAGGCGCTGTTGCACTTGATAGAGACGGCAATCTAGCGGCAGCGACGTCTACAGGTGGCGTATGGCTTAAGTGGCCGGGCAGGGTGGGAGACAGCCCTATACCTGGGGCTGGTTATTGGGCTGAAAACGGCGTTGGGGCATTTAGCGCCACGGGGATAGGCGAGGTAATTATAATGTCGCATCTTTGTCTCAGAGCGCGAGACGAGCTTATAAAAACAGGCGATATAACAAAGGCCGTAGAGAATGTTGTAAAACAAACCACCGAAATCTACGGCTCTGGCACTGTGGGAATCATTGGGATAGACGCTAGAGGCAACCCAGCGTATGCATATAATACGAGGGCGATGGCGAGAGGCTGGGGAAAACCAGGTGAAATTTATGTAGACCTCTAG
- a CDS encoding 30S ribosomal protein S4, translated as MGGLKKPKKKYLEGKPKKIWNKQLLLEELQLVGEYGLRNKKELWLARAHLKWIVRRARSLLSMTPEERAPLELPFKEKLYKMGFIEDPNVPLDRILSLDVRAILERRLQTIVYRKGLAKSIYHARQLVVHGHVAVAGRRVTSPGFLVPRDLEDKITLIE; from the coding sequence ATGGGCGGTTTAAAAAAGCCTAAGAAGAAGTACCTAGAGGGCAAACCGAAGAAAATCTGGAATAAGCAATTGTTGCTTGAAGAGCTACAGCTTGTGGGCGAATACGGCTTGAGAAATAAGAAAGAGCTCTGGCTCGCCAGGGCCCATCTCAAGTGGATAGTTAGACGCGCGCGTTCATTGCTTTCGATGACGCCAGAAGAGAGAGCTCCTTTAGAATTGCCATTTAAGGAGAAACTATACAAAATGGGCTTTATAGAGGATCCCAACGTCCCACTTGATAGAATACTTTCACTAGACGTAAGGGCAATACTAGAGAGGAGACTTCAAACAATCGTATATAGAAAGGGGCTTGCGAAATCTATCTATCACGCAAGACAACTAGTAGTGCATGGCCATGTGGCTGTAGCCGGGAGGAGGGTCACCTCCCCTGGGTTTTTAGTTCCACGAGATTTAGAAGACAAAATTACGTTAATAGAGTGA
- a CDS encoding 30S ribosomal protein S13, translated as MSQEIRAIVRIGDTDLDGNKQVAYSLTKIRGIGIATAYAICRKLGIDPHAILGALSEEQINKLDWAVRNLHELAPAWFLNRRKDPETGKDLHLIGAELVLAAKRDVDLMKKLKSWKGVRHSLGLKVRGQRTVTTGRLGPVAGVTKKKAAAGGK; from the coding sequence GTGTCTCAAGAGATACGCGCTATAGTACGTATAGGGGATACGGATTTAGATGGTAATAAACAAGTAGCTTATTCATTGACTAAGATAAGAGGCATAGGCATCGCCACGGCTTACGCCATTTGTAGAAAACTTGGCATAGATCCACACGCCATATTAGGCGCTTTAAGCGAGGAGCAGATAAATAAACTTGACTGGGCTGTTAGAAATCTACACGAGCTGGCCCCCGCTTGGTTTTTAAACAGAAGGAAAGATCCAGAGACAGGTAAAGACTTACACTTGATTGGCGCAGAGTTAGTACTAGCGGCTAAAAGAGATGTAGATCTTATGAAGAAGTTAAAGAGTTGGAAAGGCGTAAGACACTCGCTAGGTCTTAAAGTCAGAGGCCAGAGGACTGTGACTACGGGTAGACTCGGCCCTGTGGCTGGCGTCACTAAAAAGAAGGCGGCAGCCGGCGGTAAGTAA
- a CDS encoding ABC transporter permease — protein sequence MFKEFIRSPAGLAGTLILLVFSLVSVYVIISFPLDYGTRYWSNPKYWEDYPKLVPPEWFNYFVPYKLPRHYVNDLDKPSEEVENIKKWVFIYNFDADKFPTGIILKYVNLTFYRDIPIISLKVKRPDGVEIVLMDYDGGIPPPRSGEQPPYVRFVESPRTIVLGAEPQVIRKVTAFANTLGVNCTTSDVRDAGLLPYIIFGRAVSNKCVAESFKPLRGIYVFEVELVGDKRDNIGLVRLVIQGAVYGAMGTDYLGRDLAQGLLFGFPVALFIGGVVAMLATLIGVTLGIVSGYIGGRVDEAVQRFADVMNNLPTLPLLILFVFVLGRSLFNIIFVLVLFGWAGVTIIVRSMVLSIKSSQFVEAAKLAGAGRLWIMRKHILPPVLPYSFALIIFNIPGAILSEAGLSFLGLGDPSIPTWGQILQQAFDNGALQNFAWWWILPPGFLIVLTAVGFVLVFFALEPLVNPRLKRQ from the coding sequence ATGTTTAAAGAATTTATAAGAAGCCCCGCAGGCCTTGCCGGGACTCTAATCCTTTTGGTATTCTCTCTAGTCTCAGTTTATGTAATAATTAGTTTCCCACTTGATTATGGAACTAGATATTGGTCCAATCCTAAATATTGGGAGGATTACCCAAAGTTGGTGCCGCCGGAGTGGTTCAACTATTTTGTGCCTTATAAATTACCGCGGCATTATGTAAATGACTTAGATAAACCTAGTGAAGAAGTAGAGAATATAAAGAAATGGGTCTTTATATACAATTTTGATGCAGATAAGTTCCCAACTGGAATAATCCTTAAATATGTAAACTTGACCTTCTATAGAGATATTCCAATTATCTCTTTAAAAGTAAAGAGGCCAGATGGCGTAGAGATTGTGTTAATGGATTACGACGGCGGGATACCGCCTCCTCGCTCCGGCGAACAACCGCCTTATGTTAGATTTGTAGAAAGCCCGAGAACTATAGTGTTAGGAGCCGAGCCACAAGTCATTAGAAAAGTCACAGCGTTTGCCAATACCCTAGGTGTTAATTGTACAACTTCAGATGTAAGAGATGCCGGCCTACTCCCATATATAATATTTGGGAGAGCTGTGTCTAATAAATGCGTCGCTGAGTCTTTTAAGCCGCTTAGGGGCATATACGTCTTCGAGGTCGAGTTGGTCGGTGATAAGAGAGACAACATAGGGCTCGTTAGACTTGTTATACAAGGTGCTGTATATGGCGCAATGGGCACAGATTACCTAGGCCGCGATTTGGCCCAAGGTTTACTTTTTGGCTTTCCAGTCGCGCTTTTTATAGGAGGTGTCGTAGCTATGTTGGCTACTTTAATAGGCGTAACTCTTGGGATAGTAAGTGGGTATATAGGTGGTAGAGTAGATGAAGCTGTTCAAAGATTTGCAGATGTTATGAATAATTTGCCGACACTCCCCCTCTTGATACTGTTTGTCTTTGTGTTGGGGAGGAGTCTCTTTAATATAATTTTTGTGCTTGTCTTATTTGGTTGGGCGGGTGTTACTATAATAGTAAGATCTATGGTCTTAAGTATAAAGAGTAGTCAATTTGTTGAAGCCGCTAAATTAGCTGGCGCAGGGAGACTATGGATAATGAGAAAACATATACTGCCACCAGTACTTCCCTATTCATTTGCTTTAATAATATTTAACATTCCAGGCGCCATTTTGTCTGAAGCTGGCCTAAGTTTTCTTGGGTTAGGAGACCCCTCGATCCCCACGTGGGGTCAGATATTACAACAGGCGTTTGATAACGGCGCTTTACAAAACTTCGCCTGGTGGTGGATTCTTCCGCCGGGCTTTCTTATTGTTTTAACAGCGGTGGGCTTTGTTCTTGTGTTTTTTGCTCTTGAGCCGCTTGTAAACCCGAGGCTTAAGAGACAGTAA